A portion of the Burkholderia pseudomultivorans genome contains these proteins:
- the katG gene encoding catalase/peroxidase HPI, translating into MSTESKCPFHQVAGSGTTNKDWWPNQLNLNVLHRHSSLSDPMDADFNYAEAFGKLDLAAVKQDLHALMTMSQDWWPADFGHYGGLFVRMAWHSAGTYRTADGRGGAGGGQQRFAPLNSWPDNVSLDKARRLLWPIKQKYGRNISWADLLILTGNVALESMGFKTFGYAGGRVDTWEPDDVYWGSEKIWLELSGGPNSRYSGQRELESPLAAVQMGLIYVNPEGPDGNPDPVAAAHDIRETFARMAMNDEETVALIAGGHSFGKTHGAGPASNVGPEPEAAGLEQQGLGWKSTFGTGKGKDAITSGLEVTWTSTPTRWSNDFFKHLFSYEWELTKSPAGAHQWVAKDAGEIIPDAFDPSKKRRPTMLTTDLSLRFDPAYEKISRRFYENPDQFADAFARAWFKLTHRDMGPRSRYLGPDVPAEELLWQDPIPAVDHKLVDDADIAALKAKVLASGLTVSQLVSTAWASAATFRGSDKRGGANGARIRLAPQKDWEVNQPAQLAQVLETLEGIRSAFNGAQTGDKRLSLADLIVLAGAAGVEQAAKNAGLAVTVPFAPGRADASQEQTDVDAMAVLEPVADGFRNYLKRKFTVPAEALLVDKAQLLTLTAPEMTVLVGGLRVLGANVGGAKHGVFTDRPEALTNDFFTNLLDMGTEWKPASADNDVFEGRDRATGELKWTGTRVDLVFGSHAQLRALAEVYGSADAKEKFARDFVAAWNKVMNLDRFDLARAQ; encoded by the coding sequence ATGTCGACCGAATCGAAGTGCCCGTTCCATCAAGTCGCCGGCAGCGGCACGACGAACAAGGACTGGTGGCCGAATCAGCTGAACCTGAACGTGCTGCATCGGCACTCGTCGCTGTCCGATCCGATGGACGCGGATTTCAACTACGCCGAAGCGTTCGGCAAGCTGGATCTCGCCGCGGTGAAGCAGGACCTGCACGCGCTGATGACGATGTCGCAGGACTGGTGGCCGGCCGACTTCGGCCACTATGGCGGCCTGTTCGTCCGCATGGCCTGGCATAGCGCCGGCACGTACCGCACGGCCGACGGCCGCGGCGGCGCGGGCGGCGGGCAGCAGCGCTTCGCGCCGCTGAACAGCTGGCCGGACAACGTGAGCCTCGACAAGGCGCGCCGCCTGCTGTGGCCGATCAAGCAGAAGTACGGCCGCAACATCTCGTGGGCCGACCTGCTGATCCTGACCGGCAACGTCGCGCTCGAATCGATGGGCTTCAAGACCTTCGGCTATGCCGGCGGCCGCGTCGACACGTGGGAGCCGGACGACGTCTACTGGGGTTCGGAAAAGATCTGGCTGGAACTGAGCGGCGGCCCGAACAGCCGCTACTCGGGCCAGCGCGAGCTCGAAAGCCCGCTCGCGGCGGTGCAGATGGGCCTCATCTACGTGAACCCGGAAGGCCCGGACGGCAACCCCGACCCGGTCGCCGCCGCGCACGACATCCGCGAGACCTTCGCGCGCATGGCGATGAACGACGAAGAGACGGTCGCGCTGATCGCCGGCGGCCATTCGTTCGGCAAGACGCACGGCGCCGGCCCCGCATCGAACGTCGGCCCCGAGCCGGAAGCCGCGGGCCTCGAGCAGCAGGGCCTCGGCTGGAAGAGCACGTTCGGCACCGGCAAGGGCAAGGACGCGATCACGAGCGGCCTCGAGGTCACGTGGACGTCCACGCCGACCCGGTGGAGCAACGACTTCTTCAAGCACCTGTTCAGCTACGAGTGGGAACTGACGAAGAGCCCGGCCGGCGCGCACCAGTGGGTCGCGAAGGATGCCGGCGAGATCATTCCGGATGCGTTCGACCCGTCGAAGAAGCGTCGCCCGACGATGCTGACGACCGACCTGTCGCTGCGTTTCGATCCAGCCTACGAGAAGATCTCGCGCCGCTTCTACGAGAACCCCGACCAGTTCGCCGATGCGTTCGCGCGCGCGTGGTTCAAGCTCACGCACCGCGACATGGGGCCGCGCAGCCGCTATCTGGGCCCCGACGTGCCGGCCGAGGAACTGCTGTGGCAGGACCCGATCCCGGCCGTCGATCACAAGCTGGTCGACGACGCGGATATCGCGGCGCTGAAGGCGAAGGTGCTGGCGTCGGGGCTCACGGTGTCGCAGCTCGTGTCGACTGCATGGGCGTCGGCGGCGACGTTCCGCGGCTCGGACAAGCGCGGCGGCGCGAACGGTGCGCGCATCCGCCTGGCGCCGCAGAAGGACTGGGAGGTGAACCAGCCGGCCCAGCTCGCGCAGGTGCTCGAGACGCTGGAAGGCATCCGCAGCGCGTTCAACGGCGCGCAGACCGGCGACAAGCGCCTGTCGCTGGCCGACCTGATCGTGCTGGCCGGTGCGGCGGGCGTCGAGCAGGCCGCGAAGAACGCGGGCCTCGCGGTGACGGTGCCGTTCGCGCCGGGCCGCGCCGATGCGTCGCAGGAGCAGACCGACGTCGACGCGATGGCCGTGCTCGAGCCGGTCGCGGACGGTTTCCGCAACTACCTGAAGCGCAAGTTCACGGTGCCGGCCGAGGCGCTGCTGGTCGACAAGGCGCAGCTGCTGACGCTGACCGCGCCGGAAATGACGGTGCTCGTCGGCGGGCTGCGGGTGCTCGGCGCGAATGTCGGCGGCGCGAAGCACGGCGTGTTCACCGACCGTCCGGAAGCGCTGACCAACGACTTCTTCACGAACCTGCTCGACATGGGCACCGAGTGGAAGCCGGCGTCGGCCGACAACGACGTGTTCGAGGGGCGCGATCGCGCGACGGGCGAGCTCAAGTGGACCGGCACGCGCGTGGACCTCGTGTTCGGCTCGCACGCGCAGCTTCGCGCGCTGGCCGAGGTGTACGGCAGCGCGGATGCGAAGGAGAAGTTCGCGCGCGACTTCGTCGCGGCCTGGAACAAGGTGATGAACCTCGACCGCTTCGATCTCGCGCGAGCGCAGTAA
- a CDS encoding Dps family protein: MARKGNATQINIGISDKDRRKIADGLSRLLADTFSLYLKTHNFHWNVTGPMFNTLHLMFEEQYNELWLAVDSIAERIRTLGVVAPGTFADFTKLSSVPPADGVPGAEDMIRELVEGHETVVRTAREIFPTADAASDEPTADLLTQRLQTHEKTAWMLRSLLA, translated from the coding sequence ATGGCCAGGAAAGGCAATGCAACGCAGATCAACATCGGCATCAGCGACAAGGACCGCAGGAAGATCGCGGACGGCCTGTCGCGCCTGCTCGCCGACACGTTCTCGCTCTACCTGAAGACCCACAATTTTCACTGGAACGTCACGGGGCCGATGTTCAACACGCTGCACCTGATGTTCGAAGAGCAGTACAACGAACTGTGGCTCGCGGTCGATTCGATCGCCGAGCGCATCCGTACGCTCGGCGTGGTCGCGCCGGGCACCTTCGCGGATTTCACGAAACTGTCGTCGGTGCCGCCCGCGGACGGCGTGCCGGGCGCCGAGGACATGATTCGCGAGCTCGTCGAAGGGCACGAGACGGTGGTGCGGACGGCGCGCGAGATCTTCCCGACGGCCGACGCGGCCAGCGACGAGCCGACCGCCGATCTGCTCACGCAGCGCCTGCAGACGCATGAAAAGACCGCATGGATGCTGCGCTCGCTGCTGGCGTAA
- the queA gene encoding tRNA preQ1(34) S-adenosylmethionine ribosyltransferase-isomerase QueA, with amino-acid sequence MFTLSDFDFNLPPELIAQTALPDRTASRLLEVDGAAEPARLVDRRFADLPVCIAPGDLLVFNDTKVLKARFFGQKASGGRIEVLVERVTGTHTALAQIRASKSPGAGTTLRLADAFDVTVGERVEPFFTLHFPAPCLTLIEQYGRLPLPPYIEHDPDATDETRYQTVYASNPGAVAAPTAGLHFDEPLLAKLDAMGVERATLTLHVGAGTFQPVRVENIAEHKMHSEWYELPQSLVDKIAATRARGGKVIAVGTTSMRALEAAARDADAAGRPLAATQAETDIFITPGYRFRVVDRLVTNFHLPKSTLLMLVSAFAGVETIRAAYRHAIAERYRFFSYGDAMLLTRRDTPEATGA; translated from the coding sequence ATGTTCACGCTTTCCGATTTCGATTTCAATCTGCCGCCCGAGCTGATTGCGCAAACCGCGCTGCCCGACCGCACCGCGAGCCGCCTGCTCGAGGTCGACGGCGCCGCCGAACCCGCGCGCCTCGTCGATCGCCGTTTCGCTGACCTGCCCGTGTGCATCGCGCCCGGCGACCTGCTCGTGTTCAACGATACCAAGGTGCTGAAGGCGCGCTTCTTCGGCCAGAAGGCCAGCGGCGGCCGGATCGAGGTGCTGGTCGAGCGCGTGACGGGCACCCACACGGCGCTCGCGCAGATTCGTGCGAGCAAGTCGCCGGGCGCCGGTACGACGCTGCGGCTCGCGGATGCGTTCGACGTGACGGTTGGCGAGCGCGTCGAGCCGTTCTTCACGCTGCACTTTCCCGCGCCGTGCCTGACGCTGATCGAGCAGTACGGCCGGCTGCCGCTGCCGCCCTATATCGAGCACGACCCGGACGCGACCGACGAGACGCGCTACCAGACCGTCTATGCGAGCAACCCGGGCGCGGTCGCCGCGCCGACGGCCGGCCTGCACTTCGACGAGCCGCTGCTCGCGAAGCTCGACGCGATGGGCGTCGAGCGCGCGACGCTGACGCTGCACGTCGGCGCGGGCACGTTCCAGCCGGTGCGCGTCGAGAACATCGCCGAGCACAAGATGCACAGCGAGTGGTACGAGCTGCCGCAGTCGCTGGTCGACAAGATCGCGGCCACGCGCGCGCGCGGCGGCAAGGTGATCGCGGTCGGCACGACGTCGATGCGCGCGCTCGAAGCCGCGGCGCGCGACGCCGACGCCGCCGGCCGCCCGCTCGCCGCGACGCAGGCCGAGACCGACATCTTCATCACGCCCGGCTATCGTTTCCGCGTGGTCGACCGGCTCGTCACGAATTTCCACCTGCCGAAGTCGACGCTGCTGATGCTGGTGTCCGCGTTCGCGGGCGTCGAGACGATCCGCGCCGCGTACCGGCACGCGATCGCGGAACGCTACCGCTTCTTCAGCTACGGCGACGCGATGCTGCTCACGCGCCGCGATACGCCGGAGGCGACGGGCGCGTAA
- a CDS encoding YggS family pyridoxal phosphate-dependent enzyme: MSDLAARLESVHRRIADAARAAGRDPATVSLLAVSKTFPADDVRAAHAAGQRAFGENYVQESVDKIESLADLRASLEWHFIGPLQSNKTRAVAERFDWVHSVDRLKIAQRLAEQRPAHLPPLNVCVQVNISGEASKSGVAPADVADVARAVAALPSLRLRGLMAIPEPAADIEAQRAPHRALRALFDALRADGLPLDTLSMGMSADLDAAVLEGATIVRVGTAIFGARDYSH, from the coding sequence ATGTCCGATCTCGCCGCCCGTCTCGAATCCGTCCATCGTCGCATCGCCGACGCCGCCCGCGCGGCCGGCCGCGATCCCGCCACCGTCTCGCTGCTCGCCGTCTCGAAGACCTTTCCCGCCGACGACGTGCGCGCCGCGCATGCAGCCGGCCAGCGCGCGTTCGGCGAAAACTACGTGCAGGAATCAGTCGACAAGATCGAGTCGCTCGCCGATCTGCGTGCGTCGCTCGAATGGCATTTCATCGGGCCGCTGCAGTCGAACAAGACGCGCGCCGTCGCCGAGCGCTTCGACTGGGTCCACTCGGTCGACCGGCTGAAGATCGCGCAGCGGCTCGCCGAGCAGCGCCCCGCCCACCTGCCGCCGTTGAACGTATGCGTGCAGGTGAACATCAGCGGCGAGGCGTCGAAGAGCGGCGTCGCGCCGGCGGACGTCGCGGACGTCGCGCGCGCGGTCGCCGCGCTGCCGTCGCTGCGGCTGCGCGGGCTGATGGCGATTCCCGAACCGGCGGCCGACATCGAAGCGCAACGCGCGCCGCATCGCGCACTGCGCGCGCTGTTCGACGCGCTGCGCGCGGACGGCCTACCGCTCGACACGCTGTCGATGGGCATGTCCGCCGACCTCGACGCGGCGGTGCTCGAGGGCGCGACGATCGTGCGCGTCGGCACCGCGATCTTCGGCGCGCGCGATTACTCGCACTGA
- the recG gene encoding ATP-dependent DNA helicase RecG, protein MPVSPRRSAAVADSADPFDTEAVALPSQGDGARSDDVRAAPSAASPRRTGPKRGADGRLAQPAAAAPDAQGADAEPEAGAAKRGRKKAADKPVKTADKLAKLGLTRSIDLVLHLPMRYEDETTLTPIGELLPGGIAQTEGVVFDNEVAYRPRRQLVVKIQDDDGEQLVLRFLNFYGSQVKQMAVGQRLRVRGDVRGGFFGMEMVHPAVRVVEADAPLPQVLTPVYPSTAGVSQAYLRKAIENALERTPLPELLPPEIERAYLKPLDVPSLADAVRILHHPRVDSDEAALMDGSHPAWTRIKFEELLAQQLSLKRAHEERRTRAAPAMPRRAASDADALTTRLYAALPFRLTGAQSRVVDEIAHDLTLAHPMQRLLQGDVGSGKTVVAALAAAQAIDAGYQAALMAPTEILAEQHARKLRGWLEPLGVSVAWLAGSLKAKDKRAAIEAAALGTAQLVIGTHAIIQDSVEFARLGLVIVDEQHRFGVEQRLALRAKAANAADGAQGFQPHQLMMSATPIPRTLAMTYYADLEVSTIDELPPGRTPVLTRLVGDARRDEVIARVREAALTGRQVYWVCPLIEESETLQLQTAVETYETLAAALPELKVGLVHGRLSPADKAAVMDAFTRNEVQLLVATTVIEVGVDVPNASLMVIEHAERFGLAQLHQLRGRVGRGTAASVCVLLYTGPLSIAGRERLKTMRETTDGFEIARRDLEIRGPGEFLGARQSGAAMLRFADLETDGWLIEPAREAAARLIAGYPEVVTQHLARWLGAREQYLKA, encoded by the coding sequence ATGCCTGTGTCACCACGCCGTTCCGCCGCCGTTGCCGATTCCGCCGATCCGTTCGACACGGAGGCGGTCGCGTTACCGTCGCAGGGCGACGGCGCGCGCAGCGACGACGTGCGCGCCGCGCCATCGGCCGCGTCGCCGCGCCGCACCGGCCCGAAGCGCGGCGCCGACGGACGGCTCGCGCAGCCGGCGGCCGCCGCGCCCGACGCGCAGGGCGCCGACGCCGAACCGGAAGCCGGCGCCGCGAAGCGCGGCAGGAAAAAGGCCGCCGACAAGCCGGTGAAGACCGCCGACAAGCTCGCAAAGCTCGGCCTCACGCGCTCGATCGATCTCGTGCTGCATCTGCCGATGCGCTATGAGGACGAAACCACGCTCACGCCGATCGGCGAGCTGCTGCCCGGCGGCATCGCGCAGACCGAAGGCGTCGTGTTCGACAACGAAGTCGCCTACCGGCCGCGCCGCCAGCTCGTCGTGAAGATCCAGGACGACGACGGCGAGCAGCTCGTGCTGCGCTTCCTGAATTTCTACGGTTCGCAGGTCAAGCAGATGGCCGTCGGCCAGCGGCTGCGCGTGCGCGGCGACGTGCGCGGCGGCTTCTTCGGGATGGAGATGGTGCATCCGGCGGTGCGCGTGGTGGAAGCCGACGCGCCGCTGCCGCAGGTGCTCACGCCCGTCTACCCGAGTACGGCCGGCGTGTCGCAGGCCTACCTGCGCAAGGCGATCGAGAACGCGCTCGAACGCACGCCGCTGCCCGAGCTGCTGCCGCCCGAGATCGAGCGCGCGTACCTGAAGCCGCTCGACGTGCCGTCGCTCGCGGACGCCGTGCGGATCCTGCACCACCCGCGCGTCGATTCGGACGAAGCCGCGCTGATGGACGGCTCGCATCCGGCCTGGACGCGCATCAAGTTCGAGGAACTGCTCGCGCAGCAGCTGTCGCTGAAGCGCGCGCACGAGGAGCGTCGCACGCGCGCGGCGCCCGCGATGCCGCGCCGCGCCGCGAGCGATGCGGACGCGCTGACCACGCGCCTGTATGCGGCGCTGCCGTTCAGGCTGACCGGCGCGCAGTCGCGCGTCGTCGACGAGATCGCGCACGACCTCACGCTCGCGCATCCGATGCAGCGGCTGCTGCAGGGCGACGTCGGCAGCGGCAAGACGGTCGTCGCGGCGCTGGCGGCCGCGCAGGCGATCGATGCCGGCTACCAGGCCGCGCTGATGGCGCCGACCGAAATCCTCGCGGAACAGCACGCGCGCAAGCTGCGCGGCTGGCTCGAACCGCTCGGCGTGTCGGTTGCGTGGCTCGCCGGCAGCCTGAAGGCGAAGGACAAGCGCGCGGCGATCGAGGCGGCCGCGCTCGGCACCGCGCAGCTCGTGATCGGCACGCACGCGATCATCCAGGACAGCGTCGAGTTCGCGCGGCTCGGCCTCGTGATCGTCGACGAACAGCATCGCTTCGGCGTCGAGCAGCGGCTCGCGCTGCGCGCGAAGGCCGCCAACGCGGCGGACGGTGCGCAGGGCTTCCAGCCGCATCAGCTGATGATGTCGGCCACGCCGATCCCGCGCACGCTCGCGATGACGTACTACGCGGATCTCGAGGTGTCGACGATCGACGAACTGCCGCCGGGCCGCACGCCGGTGCTGACGCGCCTCGTCGGCGACGCGCGGCGCGACGAGGTGATCGCGCGCGTGCGCGAAGCCGCGCTGACGGGCCGCCAGGTGTACTGGGTGTGCCCGCTGATCGAGGAAAGCGAGACGCTGCAGCTGCAGACGGCCGTCGAGACCTACGAGACGCTCGCCGCCGCGCTGCCCGAGCTGAAGGTCGGGCTCGTGCACGGCCGGCTGTCGCCGGCCGACAAGGCGGCCGTGATGGACGCGTTCACGCGCAACGAAGTGCAGCTGCTGGTCGCGACGACCGTGATCGAGGTCGGCGTCGACGTGCCGAACGCGTCGCTGATGGTGATCGAGCATGCGGAGCGCTTCGGCCTCGCGCAGCTGCACCAGCTGCGCGGCCGCGTCGGGCGCGGCACCGCGGCGTCGGTGTGCGTGCTGCTGTACACCGGGCCGCTGTCGATCGCGGGCCGCGAGCGGCTGAAGACGATGCGCGAGACCACCGACGGCTTCGAGATCGCGCGACGCGACCTCGAGATCCGCGGCCCCGGCGAATTCCTCGGCGCGCGCCAGTCGGGCGCCGCGATGCTGCGCTTCGCGGACCTCGAAACCGACGGCTGGCTGATCGAACCGGCGCGCGAGGCCGCGGCGCGGCTGATCGCCGGTTATCCGGAGGTCGTCACGCAGCATCTGGCGCGCTGGCTCGGTGCGCGCGAGCAGTATCTGAAGGCTTGA
- a CDS encoding hydrogen peroxide-inducible genes activator yields MTLTELKYIVAVARERHFGRAAEACFVSQPTLSVAIKKLEDELNVQIFERGASEVSVTPIGDQIVTQAQRVLEQTFAIKEIAKQGKDPLVGPFRLGVIYTIGPYLLPTLVKQMIQRVPQMPLMLQENYTLKLLELLKQGEIDAAIMALPFPETGLMVRPLYDEPFVVALPAGHPWEKRDEIDAEDLKQETMLLLGNGHCFRDHVLGVCPELMRFSQTADGIQKTFEGSSLETIRHMVASGVGITVLPRMSVAEVGPRANGPDAELLSYVPFNEPVPDRRVVLVWRKSFTRMPAIDAISEAIAACELPGVAKLDMPATMN; encoded by the coding sequence ATGACGCTGACTGAATTGAAATACATCGTCGCGGTTGCGCGCGAACGGCATTTCGGCCGTGCGGCCGAAGCGTGCTTCGTGAGCCAGCCGACGCTGTCGGTAGCGATCAAGAAGCTCGAAGACGAACTGAACGTGCAGATTTTCGAGCGCGGCGCGAGCGAAGTGAGCGTGACGCCGATCGGCGACCAGATCGTCACGCAGGCGCAGCGCGTGCTCGAGCAGACCTTCGCGATCAAGGAGATCGCGAAGCAGGGCAAGGACCCGCTGGTCGGCCCGTTCCGCCTCGGCGTGATCTACACGATCGGGCCGTACCTGTTGCCGACGCTGGTCAAGCAGATGATCCAGCGCGTGCCGCAGATGCCGCTGATGCTGCAGGAGAACTACACGCTGAAGCTGCTCGAACTGCTGAAGCAGGGCGAGATCGACGCGGCGATCATGGCGCTGCCGTTCCCGGAAACGGGGCTGATGGTGCGCCCGCTGTACGACGAGCCGTTCGTCGTCGCGCTGCCGGCCGGCCACCCGTGGGAGAAGCGCGACGAGATCGACGCGGAGGACCTGAAGCAGGAAACCATGCTGCTGCTCGGCAACGGCCACTGCTTCCGCGACCACGTGCTCGGCGTGTGCCCGGAGCTGATGCGCTTTTCGCAGACGGCCGACGGCATCCAGAAGACCTTCGAGGGCTCGTCGCTCGAGACGATCCGCCACATGGTCGCGAGCGGCGTCGGCATCACCGTGCTGCCGCGCATGTCGGTCGCCGAGGTCGGCCCGCGCGCGAACGGCCCCGATGCGGAGCTGCTGTCCTACGTGCCGTTCAACGAACCGGTGCCCGACCGTCGCGTCGTGCTCGTCTGGCGCAAGAGCTTCACGCGGATGCCGGCAATCGACGCGATCAGCGAGGCGATCGCCGCATGCGAGCTGCCGGGCGTCGCGAAGCTCGACATGCCCGCGACGATGAACTGA
- the glcF gene encoding glycolate oxidase subunit GlcF encodes MQTNLADFIRDTPDGDEADAILRKCVHCGFCTATCPTYQLLGDELDGPRGRIYLIKQMVEGAKVTRSTQQHLDRCLTCRSCETTCPSGVQYGRLVEIGRKHVEAQVQRPLSQRLVRRVLASLVPNAALFSPVMRLGQHVRPLLPKRLRDKVPPRTRLLEWPHRTHPRKMLMLGGCVQPSMLPNINIATARVLDALGIETIVAPEAGCCGAIRLHLNYHDEALDDARRNIDAWWPFVEQGAEAIVMNASGCGATVLEYAHLLRDDPAYAEKAQRIVSLTRDISDVLLAFEAELATLARRRAIHTVAYHPPCTLQHGQQSRGRVERLLETLGIDVRLPADSHLCCGSAGTYSLTQPSLSYRLRKQKLLTLQALEPQMIVSGNVGCIAHLQSGTQIPVAHWIQLVEHLLYG; translated from the coding sequence ATGCAAACCAACCTCGCCGATTTCATCCGCGATACGCCCGACGGCGACGAGGCCGACGCGATCCTGCGCAAGTGCGTGCATTGCGGGTTCTGCACCGCAACCTGCCCGACCTACCAGTTGCTCGGCGACGAACTCGACGGCCCGCGCGGGCGCATCTACCTGATCAAGCAGATGGTCGAAGGCGCGAAGGTCACGCGCAGCACGCAGCAGCATCTCGACCGCTGCCTCACCTGCCGCAGCTGCGAAACGACCTGTCCGTCGGGCGTCCAGTACGGCCGGCTGGTCGAGATCGGCCGCAAGCACGTCGAGGCGCAGGTGCAGCGCCCGCTGTCGCAGCGGCTCGTGCGCCGCGTGCTGGCGAGCCTCGTGCCGAATGCCGCGCTGTTCTCGCCGGTGATGCGGCTCGGCCAGCACGTGCGGCCGCTGCTGCCGAAACGGCTGCGCGACAAGGTGCCGCCGCGCACGCGCCTGCTCGAATGGCCGCACCGCACGCATCCGCGCAAGATGCTGATGCTCGGCGGCTGCGTGCAGCCGTCGATGCTGCCGAACATCAATATCGCGACCGCGCGCGTGCTCGATGCGCTCGGCATCGAGACGATCGTCGCGCCGGAGGCCGGCTGCTGCGGTGCGATCCGGCTGCACCTGAACTACCACGACGAAGCGCTCGACGACGCGCGCCGCAACATCGATGCGTGGTGGCCGTTCGTCGAACAGGGCGCGGAGGCGATCGTGATGAACGCGTCGGGCTGCGGCGCGACGGTGCTCGAATACGCGCACCTGCTGCGCGACGATCCGGCCTACGCGGAGAAGGCGCAACGCATCGTTTCGCTGACGCGCGACATCTCCGACGTGCTGCTCGCGTTCGAAGCCGAGCTCGCGACGCTCGCGCGGCGCCGCGCGATCCATACGGTCGCCTACCATCCGCCGTGCACGCTGCAGCACGGCCAGCAGTCGCGCGGCCGCGTCGAACGGCTGCTGGAGACGCTCGGCATCGACGTGCGCCTGCCGGCCGACAGCCATCTGTGCTGCGGCTCGGCCGGCACCTATTCGCTGACCCAGCCGTCGCTGTCGTACCGGCTGCGCAAGCAGAAGCTGCTGACGCTGCAGGCGCTCGAACCGCAGATGATCGTGTCCGGCAACGTCGGCTGCATCGCGCACCTGCAAAGCGGCACGCAGATTCCGGTCGCGCACTGGATCCAGCTCGTCGAGCACCTGCTGTACGGCTAG
- the ubiA gene encoding 4-hydroxybenzoate octaprenyltransferase, with product MLARFPLYLRLVRMDKPIGSLLLLWPTLNALWIASDGHPRWPLIVIFALGTLLMRSAGCAMNDYADRDFDRHVKRTADRPLTSGKIHAWEAVAIAVGLSFLAFLLILPLNTLTKQLSVVALFVAGTYPFMKRFFAIPQAYLGIAFGFGIPMAFAAVQDTVPAIAWVMLIANVFWSVAYDTEYAMVDRDDDIKIGIRTSALTFGRFDVAAVMACYAVTLGIYVWIGLTLGFGPLYWVGWAAAAGCAVYHYTLIKDRERMPCFAAFRHNNWLGGVLFAGIAAHYLMAGS from the coding sequence ATGCTTGCCCGCTTTCCCCTGTATCTGCGGCTCGTCCGGATGGACAAGCCGATCGGCAGCCTGCTGCTGCTCTGGCCGACGCTCAATGCGCTGTGGATCGCTTCGGACGGCCACCCGCGCTGGCCGCTGATCGTGATCTTCGCGCTCGGCACCTTGCTGATGCGCTCGGCCGGCTGCGCGATGAACGACTATGCCGACCGCGATTTCGACCGGCACGTGAAGCGCACGGCCGACCGGCCGCTGACGTCGGGCAAGATCCACGCATGGGAAGCCGTCGCGATCGCCGTCGGGCTGTCGTTCCTCGCGTTCCTGCTGATCCTGCCGCTCAATACGCTGACGAAACAGCTGTCGGTGGTCGCGCTGTTCGTCGCGGGCACCTATCCGTTCATGAAGCGCTTCTTCGCGATTCCGCAGGCCTACCTCGGCATCGCGTTCGGCTTCGGCATCCCGATGGCGTTCGCGGCCGTGCAGGACACGGTGCCGGCGATCGCGTGGGTGATGTTGATCGCGAACGTGTTCTGGTCGGTCGCGTACGACACCGAATACGCGATGGTCGATCGCGACGACGACATCAAGATCGGCATCCGCACGTCGGCGCTGACCTTCGGCCGCTTCGACGTCGCGGCCGTGATGGCGTGCTATGCGGTGACGCTCGGCATCTACGTGTGGATCGGCCTGACGCTCGGCTTCGGGCCGCTCTACTGGGTCGGCTGGGCCGCGGCGGCCGGCTGCGCGGTGTATCACTACACGCTGATCAAGGACCGCGAGCGGATGCCGTGCTTCGCGGCGTTCCGGCACAACAACTGGCTCGGCGGCGTGCTGTTCGCCGGGATTGCCGCGCATTACCTGATGGCGGGAAGCTGA
- the proC gene encoding pyrroline-5-carboxylate reductase, translated as MKIAFIGGGNMAAALIGGLIKRGVAADGLYAIDVNEDVRARAAQQFGIRTGAAIDATLGEYDAIVLAVKPQVLKDVAQALAPHLGAQLVISIAAGIRGTDLSRWLGNYARVVRTMPNTPALVGMGVTGLAALPGVDAAGRELASNVLGAVGEIVWFDDESQLDAVTAISGSGPAYVFYFIEALQEAARRLGMNDEQGRALAVATFTGAAQLAAQSGEPAGVLRERVTSKGGTTAAALGSFDAQGVKEAIVRGVLAADARAKEMGDELGRA; from the coding sequence ATGAAAATCGCATTCATCGGCGGCGGCAACATGGCCGCGGCCCTGATCGGCGGCCTGATCAAGCGCGGCGTCGCCGCGGACGGCCTGTACGCCATCGACGTCAACGAGGACGTGCGCGCCCGCGCCGCGCAGCAGTTCGGCATCCGCACCGGCGCCGCGATCGACGCGACGCTCGGCGAATACGACGCGATCGTGCTGGCGGTCAAGCCGCAGGTGCTGAAGGACGTCGCGCAGGCGCTCGCGCCGCACCTGGGCGCGCAGCTGGTGATCAGCATCGCGGCCGGCATCCGCGGCACGGACCTGTCGCGCTGGCTCGGCAACTACGCACGCGTCGTGCGCACGATGCCGAACACGCCCGCGCTCGTCGGCATGGGCGTGACGGGCCTCGCCGCGCTGCCGGGCGTCGATGCGGCGGGTCGCGAACTCGCGTCGAACGTGCTCGGCGCGGTCGGCGAGATCGTCTGGTTCGACGACGAGTCGCAGCTCGACGCCGTCACCGCGATCTCGGGCAGCGGCCCCGCGTACGTGTTCTATTTCATCGAAGCGCTGCAGGAAGCCGCGCGCCGCCTCGGGATGAACGACGAACAGGGCCGCGCGCTCGCGGTCGCGACCTTCACGGGCGCCGCGCAACTCGCCGCGCAGTCCGGCGAACCGGCCGGCGTGCTGCGCGAGCGCGTGACGTCGAAGGGCGGCACGACGGCCGCCGCGCTCGGTTCGTTCGACGCGCAGGGCGTGAAGGAAGCGATCGTGCGCGGCGTGCTCGCGGCCGATGCGCGCGCGAAGGAAATGGGCGACGAACTCGGCCGCGCGTAA